One stretch of Zingiber officinale cultivar Zhangliang chromosome 6B, Zo_v1.1, whole genome shotgun sequence DNA includes these proteins:
- the LOC121989370 gene encoding probable phospholipid-transporting ATPase 4, whose product MARGGGRQDKLRWSKLYTFSCIRPQVLLDDEQSHSLQGPGYSRVVHCNQPKLHRKKPLRYPTNHISTTKYNIISFLPKAIFEQFRRVANLYFLLAAILSLTPVTPFSAVSMIAPLAFVVGLSMAKEALEDWRRFMQDVKINSRKVNIHRGEGHFGYRHWQKLCVGDIVKVEKDQFFPADLLLLSSSYEDGICYVETMNLDGETNLKVKRSLEATLPLDDDLVFKNFSAKIRCEDPNPNLYTFVGNFEYKQQVYALDPSQILLRDSKLRNTTYVYGVVIFTGHDSKVMQNATRSPSKRSKIEKKMDKIIYILFTFLLLISLFSSVGYAAKTKIGMPHWWYLQPNKTSYIYNASKPALSGFYHLVTALILYGYLIPISLYVSIEVVKVLQAKFINHDVHMCDEETGKPAQARTSNLNEELGQVDTILSDKTGTLTCNQMEFLKCSIAGVSYGVGSSEVEIAAAKHFASEASVTSEQHMNAQDFWEDTWGGFGSSEIELEDGRSCWVKKQRRPAIKGFSFEDDRLMHGNWVKEPNVSTVHIFFRILAICHTAIPESNEKTGGFTYEAESPDEAAFLVAAREFGLEFCKRTQSSVFVREKYSSFEDPIEREFKILNLMEFNSKRKRMSIIVRDETGQIILLCKGADSVILDRLSKNGRMFETDTIKHLNEYGEAGLRTLALAFRFLEESEYSAWNAEFLRAKTSMGNDREAELERVSDIIEQDLILVGATAVEDKLQKGVPQCIDKLAQAGLKIWVLTGDKMETAINIGFACSLLRQGMKQICLSLVSHGMPSRDSTITAQAAKDNILMQITDAAQLIELEKDPNAAFALIVDGKTLTYCLEDDLKNPFLSLAVDCASVICCRVSPKQKAMLTRLVKEGTRQTTLAIGDGANDVGMIQEADIGIGISGVEGMQAVMASDFSISQFRFLERLLVVHGHWCYKRIAQMICFFFYKNIAFGLTIFYFEAYTGFSGQSVYDDWYMILFNVILTSLPVISLGVFEQDVSSEICLQFPALYQQGPRNLFFDWYRIFGWMGNGIYSSIIIYFLNIHIFYNQAFCSDGHTADMVAVGTAMFTCIIWAVNLQIALTMSHFTWIQHLFVWGSVATWYIFLVAYGMSSLHLISGNSYQILLEALGPAPMYWAATLLVTLACNIPYLAHISFQRALNPLDHHVIQEIKYYKKDVEDQHMWKRERSRARQKTKIGLTVRVDAKIRQLREKLQKKMPSLGNQTQS is encoded by the exons ATGGCAAGGGGAGGAGGGAGGCAGGATAAGCTTCGATGGAGCAAGCTCTACACTTTTTCTTGTATCCGTCCCCAAGTATTGTTAGACGATGAGCAATCTCATTCCCTTCAAGGTCCTGGATACTCCCGAGTTGTTCATTGTAACCAGCCCAAGTTACACCGAAAGAAACCTCTGAGGTACCCTACTAACCATATCAGCACTACCAAGTACAACATCATCAGTTTCCTCCCAAAAGCCATCTTTGAGCAATTCCGTCGTGTTGCCAATCTCTACTTTCTCCTTGCTGCTATCCTCTCTCTCACCCCTGTGACACCCTTCTCTGCTGTGAGTATGATTGCTCCATTAGCATTTGTTGTTGGGCTCAGTATGGCTAAGGAGGCATTAGAAGATTGGCGAAGGTTTATGCAGGATGTGAAGATCAATAGCCGTAAGGTCAACATCCATAGGGGAGAGGGGCATTTTGGTTACAGACATTGGCAGAAGCTTTGTGTTGGAGATATTGTGAAGGTAGAGAAGGATCAGTTCTTCCCTGCTGACTTGCTCCTGTTGTCTTCGAGCTATGAAGATGGAATATGCTATGTGGAGACTATGAATTTGGATGGGGAAACAAACTTGAAGGTTAAAAGATCATTAGAAGCAACTCTGCCTCTAGATGATGATTTGGTTTTCAAGAACTTTTCAGCCAAGATTCGGTGTGAGGACCCAAATCCTAATCTCTACACCTTTGTAGGTAACTTCGAGTACAAGCAGCAGGTCTATGCACTTGACCCTAGTCAGATCCTTCTCAGAGATTCAAAGCTTAGGAATACAACTTATGTCTATGGGGTGGTTATCTTTACTGGTCATGATAGCAAAGTTATGCAGAATGCAACACGTTCGCCATCAAAGAGAagtaaaattgaaaagaaaatggataaaattatCTATATTCTCTTTACCTTTCTTCTATTGATTTCATTGTTCAGTTCAGTTGGCTATGCTGCCAAGACAAAAATTGGGATGCCACACTGGTGGTATTTGCAACCCAATAAGACTTCGTATATCTACAATGCTTCAAAGCCTGCTTTATCTGGTTTCTACCATCTCGTCACTGCTCTTATTCTTTATGGATACTTGATACCTATCTCCCTTTATGTTTCAATAGAGGTTGTGAAGGTCTTGCAGGCAAAATTCATTAACCATGATGTTCACATGTGTGATGAGGAGACAGGGAAACCAGCACAAGCACGGACATCAAATTTGAATGAAGAGCTAGGGCAAGTTGACACTATTTTATCAGATAAAACTGGCACCTTAACTTGCAATCAGATGGAATTTTTGAAGTGTTCCATTGCTGGAGTGTCATATGGTGTTGGTTCTAGTGAAGTGGAAATTGCTGCTGCAAAGCACTTTGCATCAGAGGCATCAGTTACGTCTGAGCAGCACATGAATGCCCAAGATTTTTGGGAGGATACTTGGGGTGGTTTTGGTTCTTCAGAAATTGAATTGGAGGATGGGAGGAGCTGCTGGGTTAAGAAGCAAAGAAGGCCTGCAATCAAAGGTTTTAGCTTTGAGGATGATCGTTTAATGCATGGAAATTGGGTAAAGGAGCCTAATGTGAGTACTGTTCACATATTTTTCCGTATACTTGCTATCTGTCACACAGCAATACCCGAGTCAAATGAAAAAACTGGTGGTTTTACATATGAAGCCGAATCACCAGATGAAGCAGCTTTCCTTGTTGCAGCCAGAGAATTTGGATTGGAATTCTGTAAGAGGACTCAATCAAGTGTCTTCGTAAGGGAGAAATATTCTTCTTTTGAGGATCCCATAGAAAG GGAATTCAAAATTTTGAATCTGATGGAGTTTAATAGCAAAAGGAAAAGAATGTCAATTATTGTACGGGATGAAACTGGGCAGATTATTCTCTTATGCAAAGGTGCTGACAG TGTTATTTTGGATAGACTGTCAAAGAATGGAAGAATGTTTGAAACAGATACAATAAAACATCTAAATGAATATGGGGAAGCAGGCCTACGGACATTGGCATTGGCCTTCCGGTTTCTTGAGGAATCTGAATATTCTGCATGGAACGCTGAGTTTCTCAGAGCAAAAACTTCCATGGGTAATGATAGGGAAGCTGAACTGGAGAGGGTTTCAGACATTATTGAGCAGGATTTGATTCTTGTTGGTGCAACTGCTGTAGAAGACAAATTACAGAAAGGA GTTCCTCAATGCATAGACAAATTAGCACAAGCTGGTCTCAAGATATGGGTTCTTACAGGTGATAAGATGGAGACTGCAATCAACATAGG ATTTGCTTGTAGTTTACTTAGACAAGGCATGAAACAGATCTGTTTATCCCTTGTAAGCCATGGCATGCCCTCACGAGATTCAACA ATAACTGCTCAGGCTGCAAAGGACAATATTTTGATGCAAATAACTGATGCTGCCCAACTGATCGAGCTAGAGAAGGATCCTAATGCAGCATTTGCTTTAATTGTTGATGGAAAAACTTTGACGTATTGTCTAGAGGATGACCTGAAGAACCCATTTTTGAGTTTAGCAGTTGATTGTGCTTCTGTTATATGCTGCCGAGTCTCACCAAAACAGAAGGCAATG TTAACTCGGTTGGTTAAAGAAGGTACACGtcaaactactctagcaataggaGATGGTGCAAATGATGTGGGCATGATTCAAGAAGCTGATATTGGCATTGGAATTAGTGGTGTAGAGGGAATGCAG GCTGTCATGGCTAGTGATTTTTCCATTTCTCAGTTTCGTTTCCTTGAACGACTTCTTGTTGTCCATGGTCATTGGTGCTATAAAAGGATAGCTCAGATG ATATGTTTTTTCTTCTATAAGAACATAGCCTTTGGCCTTACAATTTTCTATTTCGAGGCATATACTGGCTTCTCTGGGCAATCTGTATACGATGACTGGTACATGATACTATTTAATGTCATTTTAACCTCATTGCCAGTGATATCACTAGGAGTCTTTGAGCAGGATGTTTCTTCAGAAATATGCTTACag TTCCCAGCATTATACCAGCAAGGGCCAAGGAACCTTTTCTTTGACTGGTACAGGATTTTTGGTTGGATGGGAAATGGCATCTACTCATCCATTATCATATATTTCCTAAACATACACATATTCTACAATCAAGCATTCTGCTCTGATGGTCATACAGCTGACATGGTTGCTGTTGGAACAGCCATGTTCACCTGCATTATCTGGGCTGTGAACTTGCAAATTGCTCTAACAATGAGTCACTTCACGTGGATCCAACACCTCTTTGTTTGGGGCAGCGTTGCCACTTGGTACATTTTTCTAGTGGCATACGGCATGTCGTCCTTGCATTTAATATCCGGAAATTCCTACCAGATACTTCTGGAAGCCCTTGGTCCTGCTCCAATGTATTGGGCTGCAACACTTTTGGTCACCCTTGCCTGCAATATTCCTTACCTGGCACATATATCCTTTCAAAGAGCCTTAAATCCACTCGATCATCATGTGATCCAGGAGATCAAGTACTACAAAAAGGATGTGGAGGACCAGCATATGTGGAAGAGGGAGAGGTCGAGAGCAAGGCAGAAGACTAAAATTGGTCTTACAGTACGGGTAGATGCCAAGATCAGGCAGCTAAGAGAGAAGCTGCAGAAGAAAATGCCATCTTTGGGCAACCAAACTCAATCATAA